In Chryseobacterium gotjawalense, the following are encoded in one genomic region:
- a CDS encoding T9SS type A sorting domain-containing protein, with translation MKNLLFLVILVGSLTVFPGKFSAQSVDRVSMVTNQKSDDGVIVAYPNPARDFILVKSKDAFLKIKSVTFYSILGMQVAEYQINKNSEEIRLDKLRPGKYLMRYVLSDNTQKVTQIIKQ, from the coding sequence GTGAAAAATTTATTGTTTTTAGTAATATTAGTCGGCAGTTTAACAGTTTTTCCGGGGAAATTTTCCGCTCAGTCTGTTGATCGGGTGTCGATGGTAACCAATCAGAAATCAGATGATGGTGTTATTGTCGCGTATCCTAATCCTGCTCGGGATTTTATTCTTGTAAAATCAAAAGATGCCTTTTTGAAAATAAAATCGGTTACTTTTTATTCTATCTTAGGAATGCAGGTAGCAGAATATCAGATCAATAAAAATTCTGAAGAGATTCGTTTAGATAAGCTTAGACCAGGCAAATACCTGATGAGATATGTCTTAAGTGACAATACTCAGAAAGTCACGCAAATCATAAAACAGTAA